A genome region from Dehalococcoidales bacterium includes the following:
- the rpsU gene encoding 30S ribosomal protein S21: MAEVIPGAEESFDSLLKRFNRKVQQDGILAELRRREHYEKPSVKRKRKKAAKKRGSARSTRTFRRAASTSR, encoded by the coding sequence TTGGCAGAAGTCATACCGGGCGCTGAGGAGAGCTTTGACAGCTTACTGAAGCGGTTCAACAGAAAGGTACAGCAGGACGGCATCCTGGCGGAGTTACGCCGAAGGGAGCATTACGAGAAGCCCAGCGTCAAGCGGAAGCGGAAGAAGGCGGCCAAGAAACGCGGTTCTGCGCGAAGCACCAGGACCTTCCGGCGAGCAGCAAGCACCTC